Proteins from a genomic interval of Mesobacillus sp. S13:
- a CDS encoding DMT family transporter translates to MIQRLGNAPYFLLVVAALFWGGNAVAGKFLASSLPPVTISFTRLGIGVLIMSPVIIRLFRHERAALREHFKLLLFLAVTGVIGFNLLIYWAVNYTTAINATLLNSTSPLFIFLLSALLIGEKMELKYWISLVISMLGVLVVITHGSVERMLALQFNIGDLIMVLAVISWALYSIYIKKISGKLPSLAIFGFTLAIGFLLMVPAVAIELSIVSVGSVGLPEWTALFYIGIFPSICSFLLWNRGVAMIGPSKASISLNLIPVFGAVFAFFFLGELISIPQIIGGCLVFVGVFITSFSKKKTVQLAEEA, encoded by the coding sequence ATGATTCAGAGGCTTGGAAATGCACCGTATTTCTTGCTGGTGGTTGCTGCTTTGTTTTGGGGAGGGAATGCGGTGGCCGGTAAGTTCCTCGCTAGTTCCCTTCCGCCGGTGACCATTTCATTCACTCGCCTGGGGATAGGGGTGCTGATTATGTCTCCGGTCATCATCAGGCTGTTCAGGCATGAAAGAGCTGCCCTTCGGGAACACTTCAAACTGCTTTTGTTCCTGGCGGTGACGGGTGTGATTGGCTTCAATCTGCTAATCTACTGGGCTGTCAATTATACGACGGCCATCAATGCAACCTTGTTGAACAGCACGAGTCCATTGTTTATTTTCCTGCTGTCAGCGCTTTTGATTGGTGAAAAAATGGAGCTGAAGTATTGGATATCCCTGGTGATTTCAATGCTTGGGGTACTGGTTGTCATCACGCATGGATCGGTTGAAAGAATGCTAGCTTTGCAGTTTAATATTGGGGATTTGATTATGGTGCTGGCAGTTATCTCATGGGCATTGTATTCCATTTATATTAAAAAAATCTCAGGAAAGCTACCCTCGCTGGCAATTTTCGGTTTTACTCTGGCGATCGGGTTTCTATTGATGGTTCCTGCTGTAGCAATCGAGCTGTCGATCGTCTCGGTAGGAAGTGTCGGTCTTCCGGAATGGACTGCACTATTTTACATCGGGATCTTTCCATCGATTTGTTCTTTTTTATTATGGAATCGTGGGGTTGCGATGATCGGGCCATCGAAGGCGTCGATTTCGTTGAACCTCATTCCAGTGTTCGGGGCGGTGTTTGCCTTCTTTTTTCTTGGTGAACTCATCTCTATACCGCAGATCATTGGTGGATGTCTAGTCTTTGTCGGTGTTTTCATTACTTCTTTTTCAAAGAAGAAAACAGTCCAATTAGCTGAGGAAGCTTAG
- a CDS encoding VanW family protein encodes MESLKPIKRSPIRIYFGKKYYRSKRYFDWVFGNKKFSMKKEDQPLKHQVFAHQTLLLRELKNVDMWLQHNKVKNLKIATQKLNKIIIRPGETFSYWRLLGNTTKRKGYVDGMVLHYGKVTTGVGGGLCQLSNLIYWMTLHTPLTITERYRHSYDVFPDSKRSQPFGSGATCAYNYLDLQIKNETNTSYQLIVYLNDTHLVGEWRSETPAIQSYEVYEREHAISMEYWGGYVRHNRIHRKVFNSDKIQIDDEFVTENHAIMMYEPLLEQETVTSESI; translated from the coding sequence ATGGAATCATTAAAGCCTATAAAAAGAAGCCCTATTAGGATCTATTTCGGAAAAAAATATTACCGTTCTAAGAGATACTTTGATTGGGTTTTTGGGAATAAGAAATTTTCCATGAAAAAGGAAGATCAACCGCTAAAACATCAGGTATTTGCTCACCAAACCTTACTCCTTCGCGAATTGAAGAATGTTGATATGTGGTTGCAGCATAACAAGGTGAAGAATCTCAAAATCGCTACTCAAAAGCTAAATAAAATCATTATCAGGCCTGGGGAAACCTTCTCATATTGGCGATTACTTGGCAATACAACGAAGCGAAAAGGGTATGTGGATGGAATGGTCCTCCATTATGGAAAGGTCACCACCGGAGTTGGCGGTGGACTTTGCCAATTATCCAACTTGATCTATTGGATGACATTACACACTCCATTAACTATCACGGAAAGATATCGCCATAGCTATGATGTATTTCCCGATTCCAAAAGAAGTCAACCCTTTGGCAGTGGAGCTACATGTGCTTATAATTATCTTGACTTACAAATTAAAAATGAAACGAATACCAGTTATCAATTGATTGTTTATTTGAATGACACTCATTTAGTTGGTGAATGGAGATCTGAAACCCCTGCCATCCAATCATATGAGGTATATGAACGGGAGCATGCCATCTCGATGGAGTATTGGGGAGGGTATGTCAGGCATAATCGAATTCATCGTAAAGTATTTAACTCTGATAAAATACAAATTGATGATGAGTTTGTAACAGAAAATCATGCAATAATGATGTATGAACCTTTGCTGGAACAAGAAACGGTCACGAGTGAAAGTATTTGA
- a CDS encoding proline iminopeptidase-family hydrolase: MYEEGFVEVTGGRVWYEIYNKDASGTPVIILHGGPGSSTYSLKGLKALGKDRPVVMYDQLGCGKSDRPDDLSLWKIDRFVEELGQVREALKLDEVHILGHSWGTTLAAAYVLTKPIGVKSVIFSSSCLSAPMWEEDQKRNIAKLPAEVQETILRCEESGETDTEEFKAAIKEFNKQFVFRGEPDLEWIKAGAGMKNPVVYETMWGPSEFTVKGNLKTFDCTPQLGEIECPTLYTCGRFDEATPESTEYYAKLTPGAVFHVFERSAHMPYMEEPEEYLQVIGGFLEKVDRQV, translated from the coding sequence ATGTACGAAGAAGGTTTTGTGGAGGTTACCGGCGGAAGAGTCTGGTATGAGATTTACAATAAGGATGCGAGTGGGACACCTGTGATTATTTTACATGGAGGACCTGGGTCTTCAACTTATTCTTTAAAAGGATTGAAAGCGCTGGGTAAGGATCGGCCTGTGGTGATGTATGACCAGCTTGGCTGCGGAAAGTCGGATCGTCCTGATGATCTATCCTTATGGAAGATTGACCGGTTCGTTGAAGAACTTGGCCAGGTACGAGAAGCATTGAAGCTTGACGAAGTACATATACTTGGACATTCTTGGGGTACGACTTTGGCGGCGGCTTATGTGCTGACAAAACCAATTGGAGTGAAAAGTGTCATTTTTTCAAGTTCATGCTTAAGTGCACCGATGTGGGAAGAGGATCAAAAGCGGAATATCGCCAAGCTGCCAGCTGAGGTGCAGGAAACCATTTTGCGCTGCGAGGAAAGCGGCGAGACTGATACTGAAGAGTTTAAAGCAGCCATTAAGGAATTTAACAAGCAATTCGTGTTCCGCGGAGAGCCGGATTTGGAATGGATTAAGGCTGGAGCTGGCATGAAGAACCCTGTTGTGTATGAAACGATGTGGGGGCCGTCCGAATTTACGGTGAAGGGAAACCTTAAGACATTTGATTGTACACCGCAGTTGGGAGAAATCGAGTGTCCGACGCTCTATACTTGCGGCCGTTTTGATGAGGCAACACCGGAATCGACTGAGTATTACGCCAAGTTAACTCCAGGAGCTGTGTTCCATGTATTTGAAAGAAGTGCCCACATGCCATATATGGAAGAGCCGGAAGAGTATTTGCAAGTGATTGGCGGTTTTCTTGAAAAGGTCGATCGCCAAGTGTGA
- a CDS encoding DUF4145 domain-containing protein → MNSNTYFYQFLEPISKELALLAKELENSIFSSPRTMLTHSRVFIENILQQVTKEEAIVEDPRTGLKERLDLLNDQGYLIPEIRDALHLVRRMGNQAAHDARMFRFSEALLSWEALYSIVKWYVEVYGPVDVTVPEYQDPSPQAEKTFDMSELEVRLKGLEELLKNPPPQQAEIPAREEVAVAVATPVEEVQETPGFTPIRTITYKGRSLQIPYFLRDAFLLPQRFDKSETFLIRLGAEQEARIMSELPGNLEGLHKNVKRYNEKNDEQFFEELGTFIEEEKVRRQLTLKRQGELFFFYKSSHIVVTEELKKVPLTADEFTGIPSLLRQLIEDQIYTVGQLPMELVILAKYDNVGVGTVEKLFDQLKSKVTNKTDEADGDMTTERKSFKKWESLYVKVKHNGVTSVIEGSSVPAIWKEALKWIEDHELHLSDMVKAGIILGSTDNGKRYAIALQPIHPDKRPFTQLHTYHSQISGEAYYLETKINPKSGLETLGKVLTRLGVEVDIPLLKDE, encoded by the coding sequence ATGAATTCAAATACATATTTTTATCAATTTTTAGAGCCGATTTCAAAAGAATTGGCATTATTGGCGAAGGAATTAGAAAACAGTATCTTTTCGAGCCCAAGAACGATGCTGACGCATTCTCGGGTGTTTATTGAAAATATTTTACAGCAGGTAACGAAAGAAGAAGCAATCGTCGAGGATCCTCGGACTGGATTAAAAGAGCGGCTGGACTTGCTCAATGATCAAGGTTATTTGATTCCTGAGATTCGCGATGCATTGCATTTGGTACGGAGAATGGGGAATCAGGCGGCACATGATGCGAGGATGTTCCGCTTTTCCGAGGCGCTTTTATCATGGGAAGCCTTGTACAGCATTGTAAAATGGTATGTTGAGGTTTACGGTCCGGTTGATGTGACCGTACCGGAATATCAGGATCCTTCTCCCCAGGCAGAAAAAACGTTTGATATGTCTGAGCTTGAGGTCAGGTTGAAAGGGTTGGAGGAGCTGTTGAAAAATCCGCCTCCACAACAAGCTGAAATTCCAGCGAGGGAAGAAGTAGCAGTGGCTGTTGCTACTCCAGTTGAAGAGGTCCAGGAAACTCCAGGGTTCACTCCGATCCGGACGATCACTTATAAAGGGAGATCGCTTCAGATTCCTTATTTCCTGAGGGATGCGTTTCTTTTGCCGCAGCGATTTGATAAATCGGAAACTTTCCTGATTCGCCTTGGTGCTGAACAGGAAGCCCGTATCATGAGCGAACTTCCTGGCAATCTTGAGGGGCTGCACAAGAATGTAAAAAGATATAATGAAAAGAATGATGAGCAATTTTTCGAGGAGCTTGGAACTTTCATTGAAGAGGAAAAAGTGCGCAGACAGCTGACATTGAAGCGTCAGGGGGAGCTATTCTTCTTTTACAAATCAAGTCATATTGTAGTGACGGAAGAACTGAAAAAGGTACCATTAACGGCAGATGAATTCACAGGAATTCCGAGTCTTTTAAGGCAGTTGATTGAAGACCAGATTTACACGGTCGGGCAGCTTCCTATGGAACTTGTGATCTTGGCGAAGTATGACAATGTTGGAGTAGGCACTGTCGAGAAATTGTTCGACCAGCTGAAGTCAAAGGTGACTAATAAGACGGACGAGGCAGATGGTGACATGACAACAGAGCGAAAGAGCTTCAAAAAGTGGGAATCTTTATATGTAAAGGTGAAGCACAATGGAGTGACGTCTGTTATTGAAGGTTCAAGTGTTCCAGCAATTTGGAAGGAAGCGCTGAAATGGATTGAGGATCATGAACTTCATTTATCCGATATGGTAAAAGCGGGGATAATTCTTGGTTCTACGGATAATGGCAAGCGCTATGCCATTGCGCTTCAACCGATTCATCCAGATAAAAGGCCATTCACACAGCTTCATACTTATCATTCTCAGATATCGGGTGAAGCCTACTATTTAGAGACAAAAATCAATCCGAAATCAGGGCTTGAGACACTTGGTAAGGTTTTGACGCGCTTGGGTGTTGAAGTGGATATTCCATTATTGAAGGATGAATAA
- a CDS encoding DUF3934 family protein has protein sequence MSKAKGKSGTGRGTGKKGWNRWQASAKKAKSAKPYKSKGVKHGNASKEGTSEK, from the coding sequence TTGAGTAAAGCTAAAGGAAAGAGCGGAACGGGAAGAGGCACGGGCAAAAAAGGGTGGAATCGCTGGCAGGCTAGTGCGAAAAAAGCCAAGAGTGCCAAGCCATACAAGAGTAAAGGTGTTAAACACGGAAATGCTTCCAAAGAAGGTACATCTGAAAAATAA
- a CDS encoding DUF2975 domain-containing protein has protein sequence MKKGSTLFLKAAVILIGLPVLALCMFLLPQIASEANDAAARGSDLAFAVYAILMVLYVSAVPFYFALYQSFNLLSYIDKNQAFSDLSVIALKKIKNSAIIISGLFVVALPFVYVLAEVDDAPGLILIGMGMIFAPSVVAVFAAVLQRLLQEAIEIKEENDLIV, from the coding sequence ATGAAAAAAGGGTCAACACTTTTTTTAAAGGCTGCAGTTATTTTAATTGGCCTTCCTGTTTTGGCTTTATGCATGTTTTTGCTTCCACAGATTGCGTCTGAAGCGAATGATGCAGCCGCAAGAGGTTCGGATTTGGCATTTGCGGTTTATGCTATCCTAATGGTTTTGTACGTTTCAGCTGTCCCATTTTATTTTGCATTGTATCAATCATTCAATCTGTTATCTTACATTGACAAGAACCAGGCTTTCTCTGATTTATCGGTTATAGCTTTAAAGAAAATCAAAAATAGTGCGATCATCATCAGTGGCTTGTTTGTGGTGGCTCTCCCATTTGTCTATGTTTTAGCTGAGGTTGACGATGCACCAGGACTGATTTTAATTGGAATGGGAATGATTTTTGCACCATCAGTGGTCGCAGTTTTTGCAGCCGTCCTGCAGCGACTCCTACAAGAAGCCATCGAGATCAAAGAAGAGAACGACTTAATAGTCTGA
- a CDS encoding helix-turn-helix domain-containing protein, which produces MAIIINIDVMLAKRKMSVTELSDRVGITMANLSILKNGKAKAIRLSTLDAICKALECQPGDILEYKENEEY; this is translated from the coding sequence ATGGCAATTATAATCAATATTGATGTAATGTTGGCTAAAAGGAAAATGAGTGTAACGGAACTTTCTGACCGGGTTGGAATCACGATGGCTAACCTTTCTATTTTAAAAAATGGAAAAGCAAAAGCAATCAGGCTGTCGACACTAGATGCAATTTGCAAAGCACTGGAATGCCAGCCCGGGGATATTCTTGAATATAAAGAGAATGAAGAATATTAG
- a CDS encoding GNAT family N-acetyltransferase: MTEPILLDIPSQIVTGRLLLRAPNRTDDGSIVNQAIRDSFDELKAWLPFAQKLPKVVETEINLRKAHINFLKRESFRFLIFHRETDDFIGTVSLQGIDWSIPKGEIGYWINTRFSGNGYMTEAVKAVTDFGLNQLKFKRIEIRCESTNLKSRAIPEKLGYQLEGILRNEDLSADGSRLTDTCYYSIIS, from the coding sequence ATGACGGAACCAATATTATTAGATATTCCATCCCAGATTGTAACAGGAAGATTATTACTTCGGGCTCCCAATCGTACGGATGACGGAAGTATCGTTAACCAGGCTATAAGAGATTCTTTTGATGAGCTAAAAGCATGGTTGCCGTTTGCGCAAAAGCTCCCTAAAGTAGTGGAAACCGAGATTAACCTGAGAAAAGCCCATATCAACTTTTTAAAAAGAGAAAGCTTTCGTTTTCTCATTTTTCATAGAGAGACGGATGATTTCATTGGGACAGTCAGCCTTCAGGGGATTGACTGGTCCATTCCTAAAGGTGAAATCGGGTACTGGATTAATACGAGGTTTAGTGGAAACGGATATATGACAGAAGCGGTAAAGGCGGTAACTGATTTCGGGCTAAACCAGCTTAAATTCAAGAGAATCGAGATAAGATGTGAATCTACTAATCTGAAAAGCAGGGCCATCCCCGAAAAACTTGGATATCAATTAGAAGGTATCTTACGAAATGAGGATTTATCAGCTGACGGCAGCAGGCTGACCGATACTTGCTACTATTCAATCATATCCTGA